From one Aeropyrum camini SY1 = JCM 12091 genomic stretch:
- the ileS gene encoding isoleucine--tRNA ligase — MGSVPRVLEGERYDQFALESFVKSYWEGNNIYRKVKEKSSRASKKFYFLDGPPYASAKSIHIGTAWNKVVKDVVLRFYRMTGHNVWDKPGYDTHGLPIEVKIEQSLGVRVKREIEERVGVENFIAACKRFVDENMEAMTRQFKEIGVFMDWDNPYVTYRDDYIESGWWLVKKAWEKGLLYKGYRVLHWCPRCETTLADYEVSEYRELEDPSIYVKFPVEGREGEYLLVWTTTPWTLPANAFVMAHPEMEYVRVRVGGETLILAKPRLEHVMREAGVSGYEVLQVLKGSQLEGLRYRHPLEDVVDAQRELSKWHKVVMAPEAVTPHEGSGLVHSAPGHGTVDYEVAKRIGAPVVSLVDERGFMTEAAGKYRGLYFRGEANRAIVEDLRERGALFHEATIVHRYPVCWRCKTPLLLRATTQWFVAVTRLKDQLMREAEKVEWQPGWAKTRFMNMLKELRDWVISRQRYWGIPLPVWRCGSCGYEHVVGSVEELMSMGGEKPENLHRPWVDRVELKCPRCGGTMRRVPDVLDVWFDSGIAFYASLGYPKYRETWERLKPVDFIVEGHDQIRGWFFSLLRSGVIGFGEAPYRRVLVHGFALDEQGKEMHKSLGNYVDFEELISKVPRDVVRFWVLQNTVWEDLRFSWKGLDLMRRDFTVIWNVYAFASTYMGLDRFDPKSVGLGDIEDSLEVEDRWILSRLASLKRRYMEAMEDLRIHDAARALRSFIIEDVSHWYLRIIRRRVWEEVDTPSKRAAYATLYKVLWEWLLMAAPFIPYTAEYLYIKVFREAEERPEESIHMLDMPEPEDHLVDSALEEDMEKARMVIEAILSARNEAGLKLRRPVRRVIIAASSQEAERSLRRLEGLIRLMANAKEIEFAPASALEATRIYRVEPDYGRLGPRFKREMPKVLRLIEERGGEIGRLLAEKGVYEAEYEGLRIRLTLEDVSLKAEYPEWLKVRDTPLGLVAVDTRLTREEVLEGVARDIVRRIQAMRKEAGYNVEDYVEVWIEGSGDVEEAVNALKDYIKRETRAVRLELGTPPSGVEVLREWELDGDRVVIGLRRAAASG; from the coding sequence GTGGGTAGTGTGCCGAGGGTTCTTGAGGGTGAGAGGTACGACCAATTCGCCCTAGAGTCGTTTGTCAAGTCCTACTGGGAGGGGAATAACATATACCGTAAGGTTAAGGAGAAGTCTTCCAGGGCCTCCAAGAAGTTCTACTTCCTCGACGGCCCCCCATACGCGTCGGCGAAATCCATACACATAGGGACGGCGTGGAACAAGGTTGTAAAGGACGTCGTTCTAAGGTTCTACAGGATGACTGGCCATAATGTGTGGGACAAGCCCGGCTACGACACCCACGGCCTGCCGATAGAGGTTAAGATAGAGCAGAGTCTCGGTGTGAGGGTTAAGAGGGAGATAGAGGAAAGGGTTGGCGTCGAGAATTTCATAGCCGCGTGTAAGAGGTTCGTCGACGAGAACATGGAGGCCATGACAAGGCAGTTCAAAGAGATAGGAGTCTTCATGGACTGGGATAACCCGTACGTGACTTACAGGGACGACTACATAGAATCGGGCTGGTGGCTTGTGAAGAAGGCCTGGGAGAAGGGGCTGCTCTACAAGGGCTACAGGGTCCTCCACTGGTGCCCCCGCTGCGAGACCACGCTGGCGGACTACGAGGTCTCCGAGTATAGGGAGCTGGAGGACCCCTCAATATATGTCAAGTTCCCTGTAGAGGGGCGGGAGGGCGAGTACCTCCTGGTGTGGACCACCACACCCTGGACGCTTCCGGCAAACGCCTTCGTAATGGCTCACCCGGAGATGGAGTATGTGAGGGTGAGGGTGGGGGGTGAAACGCTGATACTAGCGAAGCCCAGGCTGGAGCATGTAATGCGGGAGGCGGGGGTCAGCGGGTACGAGGTCCTCCAGGTCCTCAAGGGCAGCCAGCTAGAGGGCCTAAGGTATAGGCACCCCCTGGAGGATGTGGTGGACGCCCAGAGGGAACTATCCAAGTGGCACAAGGTCGTCATGGCCCCGGAGGCTGTTACCCCCCACGAGGGCTCAGGCCTAGTCCACTCGGCACCGGGCCATGGGACTGTAGACTATGAGGTGGCCAAGAGGATAGGGGCCCCTGTGGTGTCCCTCGTGGACGAGAGGGGGTTCATGACAGAGGCTGCGGGCAAGTATAGGGGGCTCTACTTCAGGGGGGAGGCGAATAGGGCTATAGTGGAGGACCTCAGGGAGAGGGGTGCTCTATTCCACGAGGCCACGATAGTGCACAGGTACCCTGTATGCTGGAGGTGCAAAACCCCGCTACTCCTGAGGGCGACCACCCAGTGGTTCGTCGCCGTAACAAGGCTCAAGGACCAGCTTATGAGGGAGGCGGAGAAGGTCGAGTGGCAGCCCGGGTGGGCTAAGACAAGGTTCATGAACATGCTGAAGGAGCTGAGGGACTGGGTTATAAGCAGGCAGAGGTACTGGGGTATACCACTCCCCGTATGGCGCTGCGGCTCCTGCGGCTACGAGCACGTTGTCGGGAGCGTGGAGGAGCTTATGTCGATGGGGGGCGAGAAACCCGAGAACCTCCACAGGCCCTGGGTCGACAGGGTGGAGCTGAAGTGCCCCCGGTGCGGCGGCACCATGAGGAGGGTGCCTGACGTTCTAGACGTTTGGTTCGACAGCGGGATAGCTTTCTACGCCAGCCTAGGCTACCCGAAGTACAGGGAGACGTGGGAGAGGCTGAAGCCCGTCGACTTTATAGTAGAGGGGCACGACCAGATAAGGGGGTGGTTCTTCAGCCTCCTGAGGAGCGGGGTAATAGGGTTCGGGGAGGCGCCCTACAGGAGGGTCCTCGTCCACGGGTTCGCCCTAGACGAGCAGGGCAAGGAGATGCACAAGAGCCTGGGCAACTACGTCGACTTCGAAGAGCTGATATCCAAGGTGCCCCGGGACGTCGTGAGGTTCTGGGTGCTGCAGAACACGGTGTGGGAGGACCTGAGGTTCAGCTGGAAAGGGCTTGACCTGATGAGGAGGGACTTCACAGTCATATGGAACGTCTACGCGTTTGCAAGCACCTACATGGGGCTGGACAGGTTCGACCCGAAGAGCGTTGGCCTGGGCGACATCGAGGACAGCCTGGAGGTGGAGGACAGGTGGATACTCTCGAGGCTAGCCAGCCTCAAGAGGCGGTACATGGAGGCTATGGAGGACCTCAGGATACACGATGCAGCGAGGGCGCTCAGGAGCTTCATAATAGAGGACGTGAGCCACTGGTACCTCCGGATAATAAGGCGGAGGGTCTGGGAGGAGGTTGACACCCCCTCGAAGAGGGCTGCCTACGCGACCCTCTACAAGGTCCTCTGGGAGTGGCTCCTCATGGCCGCCCCCTTCATACCCTACACCGCCGAATACCTTTACATCAAGGTGTTCAGGGAGGCCGAGGAGAGGCCTGAGGAGTCTATACACATGCTGGACATGCCTGAGCCCGAGGATCACCTAGTCGACTCCGCCCTCGAGGAGGATATGGAGAAGGCGAGGATGGTTATAGAGGCCATACTCTCCGCGAGGAACGAGGCAGGGCTGAAGCTGAGGAGGCCCGTCAGGAGGGTTATAATAGCAGCCTCCTCCCAGGAGGCGGAGAGGTCTCTGCGGAGGCTCGAGGGGCTGATAAGGCTCATGGCTAACGCTAAGGAGATAGAGTTCGCCCCGGCCTCCGCCCTGGAGGCCACCAGGATCTACAGGGTAGAGCCAGACTACGGCAGGCTGGGGCCGAGGTTTAAGAGGGAGATGCCTAAGGTCCTCAGGCTCATAGAGGAGAGGGGCGGCGAGATAGGAAGGCTGCTCGCGGAGAAGGGCGTTTACGAGGCTGAGTACGAGGGGCTGAGGATCAGGCTCACGCTGGAGGATGTAAGCCTAAAGGCTGAGTACCCAGAGTGGCTGAAGGTGAGAGACACCCCCCTAGGCCTTGTTGCTGTGGACACACGGCTGACGAGGGAGGAGGTGCTCGAGGGTGTGGCCAGGGATATTGTGAGGAGGATACAGGCAATGAGGAAGGAGGCGGGCTATAACGTGGAGGACTATGTGGAGGTGTGGATAGAGGGGAGTGGGGATGTGGAGGAGGCTGTAAACGCTTTAAAGGATTACATTAAGAGGGAGACGAGGGCTGTGAGGCTGGAGCTGGGGACGCCGCCCAGCGGGGTAGAGGTGCTTAGAGAGTGGGAGCTAGACGGGGACAGGGTGGTGATAGGGCTGAGGAGGGCGGCCGCTTCAGGATAG
- the cas4 gene encoding CRISPR-associated protein Cas4 → MGARRGQGGDRAEEGGRFRIAPSRLRTFIYCPRLYFFETHMPAERGLLARLRMLAGTVYHAVAALLDSIRGGKAEEPVEEAVGGYLIAGRPDSWRMEDGEVVVVERKSGRGPRKGVWLSDLLQAVAYAIALARRNGARAARVRIVYLRGGSGEYSVGEDLVYTAMRAMEDMRLATEGVLPYPNRSPRKCGICPYREECYRLDEMLPEYARDSLFEPGSWVAGLESVYKGGRA, encoded by the coding sequence GTGGGAGCTAGACGGGGACAGGGTGGTGATAGGGCTGAGGAGGGCGGCCGCTTCAGGATAGCCCCCAGCAGGCTAAGAACCTTCATCTACTGCCCCCGCCTCTACTTCTTCGAAACCCACATGCCGGCTGAAAGGGGGCTTTTAGCCAGGCTCAGGATGTTGGCGGGAACCGTTTACCACGCTGTCGCAGCCCTGCTGGACAGTATTAGGGGGGGTAAGGCTGAGGAGCCTGTTGAGGAGGCTGTAGGTGGCTACCTCATAGCCGGGAGGCCCGACTCGTGGAGGATGGAGGATGGAGAGGTTGTTGTTGTGGAGAGGAAGAGCGGCAGGGGTCCCAGGAAGGGGGTTTGGCTCTCGGACCTTCTCCAGGCGGTTGCCTACGCCATAGCGTTGGCGAGGAGGAACGGCGCGAGGGCCGCCCGAGTTAGGATAGTCTATCTCCGGGGCGGCTCGGGGGAGTATAGCGTGGGGGAGGACCTGGTGTACACCGCTATGAGGGCCATGGAGGATATGAGGCTCGCGACGGAGGGCGTGCTACCCTACCCCAACAGGAGCCCCAGGAAGTGTGGTATATGCCCCTACAGGGAGGAGTGTTACCGGCTGGACGAGATGCTGCCGGAGTATGCTAGAGACTCTCTGTTCGAACCGGGCTCCTGGGTAGCAGGGCTTGAGAGCGTCTATAAAGGGGGGAGGGCATAA